The following coding sequences lie in one Rutidosis leptorrhynchoides isolate AG116_Rl617_1_P2 chromosome 6, CSIRO_AGI_Rlap_v1, whole genome shotgun sequence genomic window:
- the LOC139856144 gene encoding inactive leucine-rich repeat receptor-like serine/threonine-protein kinase At1g60630, with protein sequence MVLVFCGDGGTTEMNYQLEDLLKASAETLGRGTMGSTYKAVMETGLIVTVKRLKDATWPNLNEFCRHVDMIGKLRQKNLVPLRAYFQSRGERLLVFDYFPNGSLFSLIHDFFVIMDLLVNWEMPGVVPTSILANLWL encoded by the exons ATGGTGTTGGTGTTTTGTGGCGACGGAGGTACAACGGAGATGAATTATCAGTTGGAGGATTTATTAAAAGCGTCAGCTGAGACACTTGGAAGAGGTACAATGGGGAGTACGTATAAAGCTGTGATGGAAACTGGGCTTATAGTAACAGTTAAAAGGCTAAAAGATGCCACGTGGCCGAATCTTAATGAGTTTTGCAGACATGTAGACATGATTGGAAAGTTGAGGCAAAAGAATTTGGTGCCACTACGAGCCTATTTTCAGTCCAGAGGAGAACGTTTGTTGGTGTTCGATTATTTCCCAAATGGCAGTCTGTTCTCTCTTATTCACG ATTTTTTCGTGATAATGGATCTTCT GGTTAACTGGGAGATGCCTGGTGTGGTTCCAACTTCTATTTTGGCTAATTTATGGTTATGA